The following coding sequences lie in one Montipora foliosa isolate CH-2021 chromosome 11, ASM3666993v2, whole genome shotgun sequence genomic window:
- the LOC137974740 gene encoding inositol polyphosphate 5-phosphatase K-like isoform X1 yields the protein MSLRVHVCTWNVKVTQPPDEDFRGLLHLDKEEELPDIVAVGLQEVDAKPQSLLIEYIKENSWVKILQAYLGAYGLVKLKSIRMLGMVHLVSIHTRHLPFVREIRPGYCKTALLGLLGTKGAVSLRFTLYGQSFCFINSHFCAHSEYEEQRNLVVHPEYQSISHALTFSNCTPQKAMEHSYVFWLGDLNYRINEAVENIKGLCEKQEYSTLWQHDQLLQGQKEGKCFVNFHEGELKFPPTYKYSPGTSDYDTDSGKYRKPAWTDRVLWKVSDDKKNSVQLEGYTSRQSYLTSDHRPVGATLTVDLNDSISSMEDPILWKPDLMTLPWYGNEDGLCVYVVNNYKTYSWDWIGLYRVGFQHVNDYEMYEWAVGDGDEYGENGCAVLFDCLPEEAGHYVMCYYSYKLDCIISVSDPFEILPPRDEDKDPVEVQVEQPTEDV from the exons AGTTCATGTGTGTACATGGAATGTCAAGGTAACACAACCTCCAGATGAAGATTTCAGGGGTCTCTTGCATTTAGACAAAGAGGAAGAGCTTCCAGACATTGTTGCAGTTGG TCTGCAGGAAGTGGATGCCAAACCACAGTCATTGTTGATTGAGTACATAAAAGAAAATTCTTGGGTGAAGATCCTACAGGCATACCTTGGTGCATATGGCCTGGTCAAG CTCAAGTCAATCCGCATGTTGGGAATGGTACATCTTGTTTCCATTCATACAAGGCATCTTCCATTTGTACGAGAGATAAGGCCTGGCTATTGCAAAACAGCCCTACTTGGACTTCTG GGTACAAAGGGAGCTGTGTCGTTACGTTTTACTCTTTATGGACAAAGTTTTTGCTTCATCAACAGTCATTTCTGTGCCCATTCTGAATATGAAGAACAAAGGAATCTGGTAGTACATCCA GAATACCAGAGTATCAGTCATGCTTTGACGTTTTCAAATTGTACACCACAGAAAGCTATGGAACACAG TTATGTGTTTTGGTTGGGTGACTTAAACTACAGAATTAACGAGGCAGTTGAAAATATCAAAGGACTCTGTGAAAAACAAGAATACTCCACCTTATGGCAGCATGATCAg CTCTTGCAAGGTCAGAAAGAAGGCAAATGCTTTGTAAACTTTCACGAAGGAGAACTCAAATTTCCGCCCACGTACAAATACAGTCCAGGAACAAGTGATTATGACACTGACAG cGGAAAATACCGTAAACCAGCCTGGACAGACAGAGTTTTGTGGAAAGTATCTGACGACAAGAAAAACTCTGTTCAACTGGAGGGTTACACATCACGGCAGTCATACCTCACGAGCGACCACCGTCCTGTTGGTGCCACTCTCACAGTAGACTTAAAT GACTCGATCTCGTCGATGGAGGACCCCATCTTGTGGAAGCCAGATCTTATGACTCTTCCGTGGTATGGAAATGAG GATGGCCTTTGTGTATACGTTGTGAACAATTACAAAACTTACAGTTGGGACTGGATTGGCCTTTACCGG GTTGGCTTTCAACATGTGAATGATTATGAAATGTACGAATGGGCCGTGGGGGACGGGGACGAGTATGGGGAAAATGGCTGCGCGGTGCTGTTTGATTGTCTGCCTGAGGAAGCTGGTCATTATGTTATGTGCTATTACAGTTATAAACTGGACTGCATTATCTCTGTCAGCGATCCATTTGAG ATTCTTCCACCGCGAGATGAAGACAAAGATCCAGTGGAGGTTCAAGTTGAACAGCCCACAGAAGATGTGTAA
- the LOC137974740 gene encoding inositol polyphosphate 5-phosphatase K-like isoform X2 → MSLRVHVCTWNVKVTQPPDEDFRGLLHLDKEEELPDIVAVGLQEVDAKPQSLLIEYIKENSWVKILQAYLGAYGLVKLKSIRMLGMVHLVSIHTRHLPFVREIRPGYCKTALLGLLGTKGAVSLRFTLYGQSFCFINSHFCAHSEYEEQRNLEYQSISHALTFSNCTPQKAMEHSYVFWLGDLNYRINEAVENIKGLCEKQEYSTLWQHDQLLQGQKEGKCFVNFHEGELKFPPTYKYSPGTSDYDTDSGKYRKPAWTDRVLWKVSDDKKNSVQLEGYTSRQSYLTSDHRPVGATLTVDLNDSISSMEDPILWKPDLMTLPWYGNEDGLCVYVVNNYKTYSWDWIGLYRVGFQHVNDYEMYEWAVGDGDEYGENGCAVLFDCLPEEAGHYVMCYYSYKLDCIISVSDPFEILPPRDEDKDPVEVQVEQPTEDV, encoded by the exons AGTTCATGTGTGTACATGGAATGTCAAGGTAACACAACCTCCAGATGAAGATTTCAGGGGTCTCTTGCATTTAGACAAAGAGGAAGAGCTTCCAGACATTGTTGCAGTTGG TCTGCAGGAAGTGGATGCCAAACCACAGTCATTGTTGATTGAGTACATAAAAGAAAATTCTTGGGTGAAGATCCTACAGGCATACCTTGGTGCATATGGCCTGGTCAAG CTCAAGTCAATCCGCATGTTGGGAATGGTACATCTTGTTTCCATTCATACAAGGCATCTTCCATTTGTACGAGAGATAAGGCCTGGCTATTGCAAAACAGCCCTACTTGGACTTCTG GGTACAAAGGGAGCTGTGTCGTTACGTTTTACTCTTTATGGACAAAGTTTTTGCTTCATCAACAGTCATTTCTGTGCCCATTCTGAATATGAAGAACAAAGGAATCTG GAATACCAGAGTATCAGTCATGCTTTGACGTTTTCAAATTGTACACCACAGAAAGCTATGGAACACAG TTATGTGTTTTGGTTGGGTGACTTAAACTACAGAATTAACGAGGCAGTTGAAAATATCAAAGGACTCTGTGAAAAACAAGAATACTCCACCTTATGGCAGCATGATCAg CTCTTGCAAGGTCAGAAAGAAGGCAAATGCTTTGTAAACTTTCACGAAGGAGAACTCAAATTTCCGCCCACGTACAAATACAGTCCAGGAACAAGTGATTATGACACTGACAG cGGAAAATACCGTAAACCAGCCTGGACAGACAGAGTTTTGTGGAAAGTATCTGACGACAAGAAAAACTCTGTTCAACTGGAGGGTTACACATCACGGCAGTCATACCTCACGAGCGACCACCGTCCTGTTGGTGCCACTCTCACAGTAGACTTAAAT GACTCGATCTCGTCGATGGAGGACCCCATCTTGTGGAAGCCAGATCTTATGACTCTTCCGTGGTATGGAAATGAG GATGGCCTTTGTGTATACGTTGTGAACAATTACAAAACTTACAGTTGGGACTGGATTGGCCTTTACCGG GTTGGCTTTCAACATGTGAATGATTATGAAATGTACGAATGGGCCGTGGGGGACGGGGACGAGTATGGGGAAAATGGCTGCGCGGTGCTGTTTGATTGTCTGCCTGAGGAAGCTGGTCATTATGTTATGTGCTATTACAGTTATAAACTGGACTGCATTATCTCTGTCAGCGATCCATTTGAG ATTCTTCCACCGCGAGATGAAGACAAAGATCCAGTGGAGGTTCAAGTTGAACAGCCCACAGAAGATGTGTAA